The genomic region AGGAAAGAGTCTAGAGGTGCTCATTATAGGACTGACTATCCTGAAAGAGATGATACAAACTGGTTAAAGCACACCATAGCTTATCTAAAAGGAGAAACTGTAGAAATTACTTACAAGCCCGTTAGGATTACTAGATGGAAACCTGAGCCCAGGGTGTATTAAAATGAGCGAAGAAGAGAAGGAAATTGTCGTAAAAATAAAAAGATTTTCAAAGGAAAAGGGAAGTTGGTGGCAGGAATACAAACTAAAGGTAGATAGATTTACGCAAATGACTGAAGTATTAAGGAGAATAAAGACGGAACAAGACCCTACTTTAGCATATAGAGCATCATGCCACATGGCTGTTTGCGGAAGTTGTGGAATGAAAATCAACGGCGAACCTAGGTTAGCTTGCAAAACCTTAGCCTTAGATATGGTAAAGAAATATGGTAAAAACGAGATTGCAATAGAACCAATGGATTTCTTCCCAGTAATAAAGGACTTGATAGTAGATTGGACCGACTTTTACAATAGAATGTTTAAAGTTAAGCCAAGGCTCTATCCTTCAAAGGAAGTATTAGAAGGCAAAGCCGAACATAGATTAAAACCAGAAGATCAGAGAGAACTATGGAAATTTGAACAATGTATATGGTGCGGATTATGTGTGTCAGCCTGTCCATCTGTAAAGAACGATCCAGAATTTTTAGGCCCAGCCGCTCACGCCAAAGGTTATAGATTCCTAGCAGATCCTAGAGATACAATATTTGATGAGAGATTAAAGATCTTAATTGATAGTGCTTGGAGATGTACTTATTGTTATCAATGTTTCAACGTTTGTCCAAGAGATATCGAGCCTGTTACTACTATAAAGAAAACAAGAGCGTACACTAAGTTCTTAAGCGAAAAAACGCCAGTAGCTTTAACTGGCGAAAAGCACGCTGATTCGATAGCCAAAAGTATAGAAGAAACTGGAAAAATTGAAGAAGCAAAAGTGTATATTTCAACTTACGGATTATTAACAGCGATAACAGATATGATTTATGCGATGCAGAATGGGAAGTTAAAATACGCATTAGTTACGCAAAAGAAGGTGAAAAACATGGAACAAATTAGGAAAATAATTGGGTGAGTAAGATGAAGGTAGCATATTACCCTGGATGTGCAACTCACGGATTATCTAAAGACGTTGATATAGCAACAAAAAAAGTTGCCGATGTTTTAGGTCTAGAACTTGTAGAAGTAGAGGATTGGAACTGCTGCGGTGGCGGATTCTTAGACGAGTATAACGAAAAAGCTCACGTTGCACTCAATTTAAGGAATCTTTCCACTGTAGAAAGAATGGGCATGGATAAAATGGTTACTCCTTGCAGTGTTTGCTTACAAAGCCATAGACTTGCTGCATATAAGTACAATGAAAATAAGGATTTAAGAAAAGAAGTAGATAAAAAATTGAAGGAAGCAAATATAAATTACTCAGGAAAAGCAACTGCGGAGCATATAGTTTGGGTTTTAGTAAGGGACGTAGGATTAGAAAAAATAAAGAAGGCAGTAAAGAAACCATTAACTGGATTAAGAGTTGGAGCGTATTATGGCTGTCAAATGCTAAGACCAGAGCAAATAATGGGCTTCGAACCATCTTTTAATCCTCACAGTATGGAAGATTTAATAGAAGCTACTGGAGCTACTCCGGTAAAGTTCCCAATGGCTACGGCGTGTTGCGGATTCCCATTAATGGGCAGTAATCCTAAAGTTGGATTAAAGCTGGCATATAATGTGTTAAACTCAGCAAAATCTCAGAATGCAGATATATTAGTTCATCCTTGTAGCTTATGTCACTTACAACTAGATGTTACACAACTAAAGGTTAAAAACGAATTCAACTTATCTTGGACTTTACCGGCAATCTATATAACACAACTATTAGGGCTTGCGTTTGGATTTTCTGCTGAGGAATTAGGAATAAGCAAATTAGCACAGGAAGTATTAAGAAAGAAGGGGATAATACAATGAGTGAAGAGAATAAAATAGTTGAAGCACTAAAGAAACTTGGAGCCACAGTAGGTAATTGGTACGACGTTTCTGAGAGACCCGGAAGACCACCATTCGGGAAAGAAGTTGAGTATAAGATCGGAGATATAATGTGGGGAAAGGTTCACTTAAGGTTGGATGGCGATCTTTACGTTCATATTATATCAAAGATTCCATTTAACTGGAAGGATAGAGTAAAAGATCTCAAAATAA from Acidianus ambivalens harbors:
- a CDS encoding CoB--CoM heterodisulfide reductase iron-sulfur subunit B family protein, with protein sequence MKVAYYPGCATHGLSKDVDIATKKVADVLGLELVEVEDWNCCGGGFLDEYNEKAHVALNLRNLSTVERMGMDKMVTPCSVCLQSHRLAAYKYNENKDLRKEVDKKLKEANINYSGKATAEHIVWVLVRDVGLEKIKKAVKKPLTGLRVGAYYGCQMLRPEQIMGFEPSFNPHSMEDLIEATGATPVKFPMATACCGFPLMGSNPKVGLKLAYNVLNSAKSQNADILVHPCSLCHLQLDVTQLKVKNEFNLSWTLPAIYITQLLGLAFGFSAEELGISKLAQEVLRKKGIIQ
- a CDS encoding succinate dehydrogenase/fumarate reductase iron-sulfur subunit; its protein translation is MSEEEKEIVVKIKRFSKEKGSWWQEYKLKVDRFTQMTEVLRRIKTEQDPTLAYRASCHMAVCGSCGMKINGEPRLACKTLALDMVKKYGKNEIAIEPMDFFPVIKDLIVDWTDFYNRMFKVKPRLYPSKEVLEGKAEHRLKPEDQRELWKFEQCIWCGLCVSACPSVKNDPEFLGPAAHAKGYRFLADPRDTIFDERLKILIDSAWRCTYCYQCFNVCPRDIEPVTTIKKTRAYTKFLSEKTPVALTGEKHADSIAKSIEETGKIEEAKVYISTYGLLTAITDMIYAMQNGKLKYALVTQKKVKNMEQIRKIIG
- a CDS encoding succinate dehydrogenase, with protein sequence MSEENKIVEALKKLGATVGNWYDVSERPGRPPFGKEVEYKIGDIMWGKVHLRLDGDLYVHIISKIPFNWKDRVKDLKIKGSIEDAAGGLMWIKTTPEDMYSDLEYIRNYLEKIKNENLKK